One part of the Marinobacter sp. M3C genome encodes these proteins:
- a CDS encoding rhomboid family intramembrane serine protease encodes MLIIPAENAVNWKRPPWITLGLMLACVLVFTFYQGADQRKLQVAVNQYLKNNLQALEAPVYEDYLLRKIRQQGDSESVYQLQQMRNLQANQKGGWLAVTLLMDRDFYQYLLDNRDLVWASAERERWQQQRGFIEDNFIGRLSSQRFGLIPAQLSLHSLISYQFLHGGWGHLLGNLVFLFLLGFTVEKALGAARFLLAYLLCGALSGLMFTGFSAGSLVPLIGASGAISGLMGMYVAIYGLQKIRFFIFLGVYFNYFRAPAIAILPVWLGKEIYDYWYAGATGVAYMAHAGGLLAGAVLVGALGKSWFQVKDTFFEPEPEADDAAFTEAYGQAMAAISTLDFDLARTRFEALREAYPQRALVLQHQQQLAQLRPDLPEYRHFSRERMDDALSRQQFDQVIAVWREYLAKGEAHQPLAAEDHNRVLFASLKQHDLSTAEKAFERLRGAGSELMVSEACRLLVAEFEKRQMASKAQHYRQWL; translated from the coding sequence ATGCTGATTATTCCCGCTGAAAACGCTGTTAACTGGAAACGCCCGCCCTGGATTACCTTAGGGTTGATGCTGGCCTGCGTGCTGGTGTTCACGTTTTATCAGGGTGCCGACCAGCGCAAGCTTCAGGTGGCTGTTAACCAGTATCTGAAAAATAATCTACAGGCTCTGGAGGCGCCGGTTTACGAAGATTACCTGCTGCGTAAGATACGCCAACAGGGTGATAGCGAGTCGGTTTACCAGCTGCAGCAGATGCGTAATCTACAGGCCAATCAGAAAGGCGGCTGGCTGGCGGTTACCCTGCTGATGGACCGCGACTTTTATCAGTATTTGCTCGATAACCGTGATCTGGTGTGGGCCAGCGCAGAACGCGAACGCTGGCAACAGCAGCGCGGCTTTATTGAGGACAACTTTATTGGCCGGCTCAGTTCCCAGCGTTTTGGGCTGATACCCGCGCAGTTGTCGTTGCACAGCCTTATCAGCTATCAGTTTTTGCACGGCGGCTGGGGACACTTGCTAGGCAATCTGGTGTTTCTGTTTTTGCTGGGATTTACCGTGGAGAAAGCCTTGGGCGCTGCGCGCTTTCTGTTGGCCTATCTGCTGTGTGGGGCGCTTTCTGGCCTGATGTTCACTGGATTCTCTGCGGGCAGCCTGGTGCCGCTGATTGGTGCGTCTGGCGCCATTTCCGGGCTGATGGGCATGTATGTGGCGATTTACGGTCTGCAAAAAATCCGCTTTTTCATTTTCCTGGGCGTCTACTTCAACTATTTTCGAGCGCCGGCTATCGCCATTCTGCCGGTGTGGCTGGGTAAAGAAATTTACGATTACTGGTACGCCGGCGCTACCGGTGTCGCCTATATGGCCCACGCTGGCGGCCTGCTGGCAGGTGCGGTTCTAGTGGGAGCGCTGGGTAAAAGCTGGTTTCAGGTGAAAGATACGTTTTTCGAACCTGAACCTGAAGCGGACGATGCCGCTTTTACCGAGGCTTATGGGCAGGCTATGGCGGCAATATCTACGCTGGATTTTGATCTGGCCCGTACGCGCTTTGAGGCTTTGCGAGAAGCTTATCCCCAGCGCGCGTTGGTACTGCAACATCAGCAACAACTGGCACAACTGCGCCCGGATCTGCCCGAGTATCGCCACTTTAGCCGCGAGCGGATGGATGATGCGCTCAGCAGGCAACAATTTGATCAAGTTATTGCGGTATGGCGGGAATATCTGGCCAAAGGCGAGGCGCACCAGCCATTGGCGGCGGAAGACCACAACCGCGTGCTGTTTGCCAGCCTGAAACAGCATGATTTGAGCACCGCAGAAAAAGCTTTTGAGCGCCTGCGAGGCGCGGGCAGCGAGCTAATGGTCAGCGAGGCCTGTCGGTTGCTGGTGGCAGAATTTGAAAAACGCCAGATGGCGTCCAAGGCCCAGCACTACCGGCAGTGGTTGTAG
- a CDS encoding B-box zinc finger protein, with protein MKHDCQYHPGDPAKWHCGECQLHFCTRCMPDANAKQRRGLCPKCSKAMRYLGAATEVVPFWHRLGAFFRYPFHTDPLLVIAICTLVPALVPQNLLGMLVWLLLALALMKYTYAVINRTAEGHLKPPPLAEAFSGSGFNIVILQILVFALMGGLVTAAGMLGGPLLLMLTLAFVVLALPASIMVLAMERSVGAAVNPLNLATLIARIGSPYFLLYGYLILLVLASGAAQDFALTHFSDWVSRPLAGFLNSTFTLMLFHMLGYLLFQYQEELGFAADYQDAVEPEDQHHRDRSQRFDADLDMNLKDGNYDRAQTLLLEQLKREPDNSLRIGQLYRLLAARNDIRSLHANHPRIMAWLAAHNNGKALADLLVQLQQADPQFRLQDAELSVTVAGALYRSGHYRLALKLLQDFHKRFADSQALVPAYLLAAQTLANGLGQWEKATAFLGFIQRKCPQHPQHSEIQHFLEQAQERQPLRGPKASFNITN; from the coding sequence TTGAAACACGATTGCCAATATCACCCCGGCGACCCGGCCAAATGGCATTGCGGTGAATGCCAGCTGCATTTTTGCACCCGCTGCATGCCAGATGCTAACGCCAAACAACGTCGCGGGCTCTGCCCCAAGTGCAGCAAGGCAATGCGCTACTTAGGCGCCGCCACCGAAGTGGTGCCGTTCTGGCATCGGCTGGGCGCGTTTTTCCGCTATCCATTCCACACTGATCCACTGCTGGTTATCGCCATCTGCACACTGGTGCCGGCACTGGTACCGCAAAACCTACTGGGCATGTTGGTGTGGCTGTTGCTGGCGCTGGCGCTGATGAAATACACCTACGCCGTTATCAATCGCACCGCAGAAGGCCACCTCAAGCCACCACCGCTGGCCGAGGCGTTTAGTGGCAGCGGCTTTAACATTGTGATTTTGCAGATTCTGGTGTTTGCGCTGATGGGCGGACTGGTAACGGCCGCGGGCATGTTGGGCGGGCCCTTGCTATTAATGCTGACGCTGGCGTTTGTGGTGTTGGCCCTGCCCGCAAGCATTATGGTGTTAGCCATGGAGCGCAGCGTGGGCGCGGCGGTAAATCCCCTGAACCTGGCCACTTTGATCGCCCGCATCGGCAGCCCTTACTTCCTGCTTTACGGTTACCTGATTCTTCTGGTGCTGGCGTCTGGCGCGGCCCAGGATTTTGCCCTGACGCACTTTTCAGACTGGGTATCGCGGCCGCTGGCGGGTTTTCTTAACAGCACCTTTACCCTGATGCTATTTCACATGCTGGGTTATCTGCTGTTTCAGTATCAGGAGGAGCTGGGCTTTGCTGCGGATTATCAGGATGCTGTCGAACCCGAAGACCAGCACCACCGCGATCGCAGCCAGCGCTTTGATGCCGACCTGGACATGAACCTGAAAGATGGCAACTACGATCGCGCGCAGACTCTGCTGTTAGAGCAGCTCAAGCGCGAACCAGACAACTCGCTGCGCATTGGCCAACTCTACAGGCTGCTGGCGGCGCGCAATGATATTCGCAGCCTGCACGCGAACCATCCGCGCATCATGGCGTGGCTGGCAGCGCACAATAATGGCAAGGCCCTGGCAGACTTGCTGGTGCAACTGCAGCAGGCAGACCCACAATTCCGTTTGCAAGACGCCGAGCTTTCGGTAACGGTGGCCGGCGCGCTTTATCGCAGCGGTCACTATCGTTTGGCATTGAAGCTGCTGCAGGATTTTCACAAGCGCTTTGCCGACAGCCAGGCACTGGTGCCAGCCTATCTGCTGGCCGCGCAAACCCTGGCCAACGGCCTGGGCCAGTGGGAAAAAGCCACGGCGTTTTTGGGTTTCATTCAACGCAAGTGCCCGCAACACCCCCAGCACTCAGAGATTCAGCACTTCTTGGAGCAAGCGCAGGAACGCCAGCCATTGCGCGGCCCCAAAGCCAGCTTTAACATAACGAACTAG
- the acnA gene encoding aconitate hydratase AcnA encodes MSSELHSQNSLNTLSSLKAGNTTYHYYSLPKAAAELGDLDRLPFSLKVLLENLLRNEDGVTVDRSHIDAMVQWLKDRNSDTEIQFRPARVLMQDFTGVPGVVDLAAMRDAVKLAGKDPAMINPLSSVDLVIDHSVMVDNFGDASAFKDNVAMEMERNQERYEFLRWGQQAFDNFRVVPPGTGICHQVNLEYLGKTVWHKKHGDKILAYPDTLVGTDSHTTMINGLGILGWGVGGIEAEAAMLGQPVSMLIPEVVGFKISGKLREGITATDLVLTVTEMLRSHGVVGKFVEFYGDGLKDMPVADRATIANMAPEYGATCGFFPVDEQTLKYLRLTGREEQQVELVEAYAKAQGLWRELGHEPAYTATLELNMDEVEASMAGPKRPQDRVALKNMKAAFELVMETGEGAPKTNDKHDNALESEGGQTAVGVDNSYHHHSSQMLAMNGQETRLDPGAVVIAAITSCTNTSNPSVMMAAGLVAQKAVAKGLKTKPWVKTSLAPGSKVVTEYLRAGGFQGDLDKLGFDLVGYGCTTCIGNSGPLPDAVEKAINDGNMTVASVLSGNRNFEGRIHPLVKTNWLASPPLVVAYALAGNVRLNLVEDPLGEDKDGNPVYLKDLWPSQQEVAEAVEKVKTDMFRTEYAAVFDGDAAWQAMEVPETTVYKWSDDSTYIQHPPFFEGMGPEPEAIDDIREARILALLGDSVTTDHISPAGSFAADSPAGKYLQERGVEPKNFNSYGSRRGNHEVMMRGTFANVRIRNEMLDGVEGGYTRYVPDGKQMPIYDAAMKYQEQGIPLVVIAGKEYGSGSSRDWAAKGPRLLGVRAVVAESYERIHRSNLIGMGVIPLQFQKGTDRKTLKLTGEETIAIDGLSGEITTGQILTMTVTYPDGTTARCDLLSRIDTANEAVYFRHGGILHYVVREMLRNA; translated from the coding sequence ATGTCTAGTGAACTTCACAGTCAGAATAGTCTGAACACCCTTAGCAGCCTAAAGGCTGGAAACACTACCTATCATTATTACAGCTTGCCGAAAGCGGCGGCTGAGCTGGGTGACCTTGATCGCCTGCCGTTTTCGCTGAAAGTGCTGTTAGAAAACCTGTTGCGCAACGAAGATGGTGTGACGGTAGACCGCAGTCATATTGATGCCATGGTGCAGTGGCTCAAAGACCGCAATTCCGATACCGAAATCCAGTTTCGCCCAGCGCGGGTGCTAATGCAGGATTTCACCGGCGTACCCGGTGTGGTGGATCTTGCCGCCATGCGCGACGCCGTTAAGCTTGCGGGCAAAGATCCGGCAATGATCAATCCGTTGTCGTCGGTAGACTTGGTGATTGACCACTCCGTGATGGTCGATAACTTTGGCGATGCTTCAGCCTTTAAAGACAACGTGGCCATGGAGATGGAGCGTAACCAGGAGCGTTACGAGTTTCTGCGTTGGGGCCAGCAGGCGTTTGATAATTTCCGCGTGGTGCCGCCCGGCACCGGTATCTGCCACCAGGTTAACCTGGAATACCTGGGTAAAACCGTGTGGCACAAGAAGCATGGCGATAAAATTCTGGCCTATCCGGACACCCTGGTAGGCACCGATTCGCACACCACCATGATCAACGGCCTGGGCATTCTGGGCTGGGGCGTGGGCGGCATTGAAGCCGAAGCCGCCATGCTGGGCCAGCCAGTATCTATGTTAATTCCAGAAGTGGTTGGCTTTAAAATCAGCGGCAAATTACGCGAAGGCATTACTGCCACCGATCTGGTGCTGACCGTTACCGAAATGCTGCGCAGCCATGGCGTGGTGGGTAAATTTGTCGAGTTTTACGGCGACGGCCTGAAAGACATGCCGGTGGCTGACCGTGCCACCATTGCCAACATGGCGCCTGAATACGGTGCCACCTGCGGTTTCTTCCCGGTAGACGAACAGACTCTGAAGTATCTGCGCCTGACCGGCCGTGAGGAGCAGCAGGTCGAGCTGGTAGAAGCCTACGCCAAGGCACAGGGCCTGTGGCGTGAACTGGGCCACGAGCCGGCGTATACCGCGACCCTCGAATTGAATATGGATGAGGTCGAAGCCAGCATGGCCGGCCCGAAACGCCCGCAAGACAGGGTGGCGCTGAAGAATATGAAAGCCGCGTTTGAACTGGTGATGGAAACCGGCGAAGGCGCACCCAAAACGAATGACAAACACGACAACGCACTTGAATCTGAGGGTGGGCAAACCGCCGTCGGTGTTGACAACAGCTATCATCATCACTCCAGTCAGATGCTGGCTATGAATGGCCAGGAAACCCGACTGGACCCGGGCGCGGTGGTGATTGCGGCGATTACCTCGTGTACTAACACGTCCAACCCCAGCGTTATGATGGCAGCAGGCCTGGTAGCACAAAAAGCGGTCGCCAAAGGCTTGAAAACCAAGCCTTGGGTGAAGACGTCGTTGGCGCCAGGCTCTAAAGTGGTCACCGAGTATCTGCGCGCAGGCGGTTTCCAGGGCGACCTGGACAAGCTCGGTTTTGATCTGGTGGGCTACGGTTGCACCACCTGTATCGGTAACTCCGGGCCGCTGCCCGATGCTGTGGAAAAAGCCATTAACGATGGCAATATGACCGTAGCCTCGGTGCTGTCTGGCAACCGTAACTTTGAAGGCCGGATACACCCTCTGGTGAAAACCAACTGGCTGGCATCGCCACCTTTGGTGGTGGCTTACGCGCTGGCTGGAAACGTGCGGCTGAATCTGGTGGAGGACCCATTGGGTGAAGACAAAGACGGCAACCCGGTGTATCTGAAAGATCTGTGGCCGAGCCAGCAGGAAGTCGCCGAGGCGGTGGAGAAAGTCAAAACCGACATGTTCCGCACCGAATACGCCGCCGTGTTCGACGGTGATGCTGCCTGGCAGGCTATGGAAGTCCCTGAAACCACGGTTTACAAGTGGTCAGACGATTCCACCTACATCCAGCATCCGCCCTTCTTCGAAGGTATGGGGCCTGAGCCTGAGGCGATCGACGACATTCGCGAAGCGCGCATTCTGGCGCTGCTGGGCGATTCGGTCACCACCGATCACATATCCCCAGCCGGCTCATTCGCGGCCGACAGCCCTGCCGGCAAGTACTTGCAGGAGCGCGGGGTAGAGCCAAAGAATTTCAACTCTTATGGCTCGCGTCGTGGCAACCACGAAGTGATGATGCGCGGCACGTTTGCCAACGTGCGCATCCGCAACGAAATGCTGGATGGCGTGGAAGGCGGTTATACTCGCTACGTGCCAGACGGTAAACAAATGCCGATTTACGACGCTGCCATGAAGTATCAGGAGCAGGGCATACCACTGGTGGTGATCGCCGGCAAGGAGTACGGCTCTGGTTCCAGTCGCGACTGGGCCGCCAAAGGCCCTCGCCTGTTGGGCGTGCGAGCGGTGGTGGCGGAGTCCTACGAACGTATACACCGCTCTAACCTGATCGGCATGGGCGTAATACCGCTGCAGTTCCAGAAAGGCACAGACCGCAAAACTCTGAAGCTCACCGGCGAGGAAACCATCGCCATTGATGGCTTGTCTGGTGAGATCACGACCGGTCAAATTCTGACCATGACGGTCACTTATCCAGATGGCACAACCGCACGTTGTGATTTACTGTCGCGCATAGACACAGCGAATGAAGCGGTGTACTTCCGTCACGGCGGGATTCTGCACTACGTGGTTCGGGAAATGCTGCGTAATGCCTGA
- a CDS encoding HDOD domain-containing protein, translated as MNVLIVDSDDNMVALLTSICVGVDPRVRVHGFSFVQNALDHWEVHGADLILADVHLSDGSSLELIRRVRRSQSEVPVLMISRTADRESILKAARLGISGFVSKPFSVELLHQRLRSLLPQGQVGVSMNLNEHIAAAVSTMVQLPGTPNTAGIIELLQRSQNVSAAELVRSWRNEVSVTARLLAVAGSISFRRSGLPVTTLKDAILALGVPMALNHALALSLDICGQLAHPLLAEKAKELLTQAVAVADGAYRLALKLGEPAVPCHTAGLLSRAGDLAALKLMQQYCDSGDKTLSAEEIDQALADWAQPLGNQIKVHWRLPLPLRELIGAVHFLPRETVSQSKVIMRAAGLYESGLIDSDDGKWLMRRLGLEGFG; from the coding sequence ATGAATGTGTTGATTGTTGACAGCGACGACAACATGGTTGCTTTGCTGACCAGTATTTGCGTTGGTGTAGACCCAAGGGTCCGAGTGCACGGATTTAGCTTTGTGCAGAATGCCTTGGACCACTGGGAAGTTCACGGAGCGGATTTGATACTGGCAGATGTGCACCTTTCCGATGGCAGCAGCCTGGAGCTGATTCGCCGTGTGCGCCGCTCGCAAAGCGAGGTGCCCGTGTTAATGATCAGCCGAACGGCCGATCGTGAATCCATATTGAAGGCGGCTCGCCTGGGCATCAGTGGCTTTGTCAGTAAACCGTTCAGCGTTGAATTATTGCACCAGCGGCTGCGCAGTTTGCTCCCCCAAGGGCAGGTAGGTGTCAGTATGAACCTGAACGAACACATTGCAGCAGCTGTTAGCACCATGGTGCAGTTACCCGGAACCCCAAACACCGCTGGAATAATCGAGCTGCTTCAGCGCAGCCAGAATGTCAGTGCGGCAGAGCTGGTGCGATCATGGCGTAACGAAGTTTCAGTAACGGCGCGTTTACTGGCGGTTGCGGGCAGTATTTCTTTTCGCCGCTCCGGACTGCCGGTGACAACACTAAAGGATGCCATTCTGGCTCTGGGTGTGCCTATGGCACTGAATCACGCGCTGGCGCTGTCGCTGGATATTTGTGGACAGTTGGCGCATCCGTTACTGGCCGAAAAAGCAAAAGAATTGCTGACTCAGGCCGTGGCCGTGGCCGACGGCGCGTACCGGCTGGCATTGAAGCTTGGTGAGCCTGCCGTACCTTGCCATACCGCCGGATTGTTGAGCCGGGCCGGAGACTTAGCGGCGTTAAAACTGATGCAACAGTACTGTGACTCAGGCGACAAAACCTTGAGCGCTGAGGAGATAGACCAAGCCCTGGCCGACTGGGCGCAACCTTTGGGCAATCAGATTAAAGTGCACTGGCGCCTGCCGCTGCCGCTGCGGGAGCTGATCGGCGCTGTACATTTTCTACCGCGGGAAACGGTGAGCCAGTCCAAAGTGATTATGCGGGCTGCCGGGTTATACGAAAGTGGGCTAATAGACAGTGATGACGGCAAGTGGTTAATGCGTCGGCTCGGGCTGGAGGGTTTCGGTTAA
- a CDS encoding DUF2288 domain-containing protein encodes MSSSESANEIKARLNLETSRIHWHDLQTYYARGQVVRVAADTDLLNVACELVGDNKSQFEHWLASGKVGDVAPDLARIWHQNNTELWAVVIAPWVLVQDRADGKLH; translated from the coding sequence ATGTCTTCTTCTGAATCTGCGAACGAAATCAAAGCTCGACTGAATCTTGAAACCTCCCGTATTCACTGGCATGACCTGCAAACGTATTATGCCCGCGGGCAAGTTGTGCGCGTGGCTGCCGACACCGATTTGTTAAACGTGGCGTGCGAGTTGGTTGGCGACAACAAATCGCAGTTTGAACACTGGCTGGCCAGCGGCAAGGTAGGTGATGTTGCGCCGGATCTGGCCCGCATCTGGCACCAAAACAATACCGAGTTGTGGGCCGTGGTGATCGCGCCCTGGGTGCTGGTGCAAGACCGTGCCGACGGCAAGTTGCACTGA
- a CDS encoding LysO family transporter, with product MLTGVLLILAPLFLGFAISISNRRAMTTIHYSVETLVYLILGMLGLGLGQMEGLGSQLSTMATQVMALVTLLLLCNMGGLWLFHRWRPLTVNNAEESVSPGYRRMFMAAAKPLLAALAGLLLGYYLLPAIPFIDQIATGLLMLLLLLIGLQLRNAGLSLRKLLMNVQGLGIAVVLMVSSMLAGVLLIPVLGLPWHQTLALTSGFGFYSLSGIVIGDALGPAWGGVAFMNDVLREIIALAIIPLVIAKRPALAIGYGGATSMDFTLPVIRSSGGLACVPVAIASGFLLSFFAPVFMGLFLSLG from the coding sequence ATGCTGACCGGAGTGCTGCTGATACTGGCGCCGCTGTTTCTGGGTTTCGCCATTTCTATTTCCAACCGTCGCGCGATGACCACCATCCACTACTCGGTAGAAACCCTGGTGTACCTGATTCTGGGTATGCTTGGTTTGGGGCTAGGGCAAATGGAAGGCCTGGGCAGTCAGCTTAGTACCATGGCAACTCAGGTGATGGCCCTGGTGACATTGTTGTTGCTGTGTAATATGGGTGGCTTGTGGCTGTTTCACCGTTGGCGCCCGCTGACGGTGAACAACGCGGAAGAGTCGGTTAGCCCGGGCTATCGACGGATGTTTATGGCGGCGGCAAAACCCTTGCTCGCAGCGCTTGCTGGCTTGTTGTTGGGCTATTACCTGTTGCCGGCTATACCGTTTATTGATCAGATCGCCACTGGCCTGCTCATGCTGCTGCTGCTGCTGATTGGCTTGCAGCTTCGTAACGCTGGTTTGTCGCTGCGCAAGCTGTTGATGAACGTGCAGGGCTTGGGTATTGCCGTGGTATTAATGGTCAGTTCAATGCTGGCGGGTGTGTTGCTGATACCGGTGTTAGGTTTGCCCTGGCATCAAACATTGGCGCTGACTTCAGGCTTTGGCTTTTATTCGTTGTCGGGAATTGTCATTGGTGATGCCTTAGGCCCGGCCTGGGGCGGGGTGGCGTTTATGAACGACGTGCTGCGTGAAATCATTGCTTTGGCCATCATTCCGCTGGTTATCGCCAAGCGGCCAGCACTCGCCATAGGTTATGGCGGCGCTACCTCAATGGATTTCACTCTGCCGGTGATTCGCAGCAGCGGCGGCCTGGCCTGCGTGCCGGTGGCTATCGCCTCCGGCTTTTTGCTGTCGTTTTTTGCCCCGGTGTTCATGGGGCTGTTTTTGTCGTTAGGCTAG
- a CDS encoding TatD family hydrolase, with translation MSKKRREIPRFDHPIIETHCHLDYLKERPLEDILLQSEQLNIERIITIAVAPDNLERVRQMSQMAPWIYGTQGIHPHEAETFNDEVEAEIRTHAGDTKIVAVGEIGLDYYYDHADREVQRTVFRRQLQIACDFNKPVVIHSRDADEDMIEILREFEASLTRRGVIHSFTSGPGLARYALDQGWCLGFNGITTFNKAENVRDIVRMSPIEQILLETDAPFLTPVPYRGRENAPCYLPFVAEKIAEVKELPLQQVIEQTYHNSLRTFFPAG, from the coding sequence ATGAGTAAGAAGCGTCGTGAAATTCCACGATTTGATCACCCTATCATAGAAACCCACTGCCATCTGGACTACCTCAAAGAGCGCCCGCTTGAGGATATTCTACTGCAAAGTGAGCAGCTGAACATTGAGCGTATTATCACGATTGCGGTCGCTCCGGATAATCTTGAGCGTGTGCGGCAGATGAGCCAGATGGCGCCCTGGATTTATGGCACTCAGGGAATTCATCCCCACGAAGCCGAAACCTTCAACGATGAAGTAGAAGCTGAAATTCGCACCCACGCCGGCGATACAAAAATCGTCGCGGTCGGCGAAATCGGGCTGGATTATTACTACGATCACGCTGACCGCGAGGTGCAGCGCACCGTGTTTCGCCGCCAGCTGCAAATTGCCTGCGACTTCAACAAGCCGGTAGTGATTCACAGCCGCGACGCCGACGAAGACATGATTGAGATTTTACGCGAATTCGAAGCAAGCCTGACCCGGCGCGGCGTGATTCACAGCTTTACCTCCGGCCCCGGGCTCGCGCGCTATGCACTGGACCAAGGCTGGTGCCTGGGCTTTAACGGCATAACGACCTTCAACAAAGCCGAAAACGTGCGGGATATTGTACGCATGTCGCCCATCGAACAAATTCTGCTGGAAACCGACGCGCCGTTTTTGACTCCGGTACCCTATCGCGGGCGTGAGAACGCGCCTTGTTACCTACCCTTTGTGGCCGAAAAAATTGCCGAAGTAAAAGAGCTGCCATTGCAGCAAGTGATCGAGCAGACCTACCACAACAGCTTGCGCACGTTTTTTCCGGCGGGCTGA
- a CDS encoding D-amino acid dehydrogenase, translating into MHVVVIGGGVVGVTTAWELCRRGHQVTVLERHSLAGNETSKANAAQRSYGVVYPWADPAMVLKALPWLVKQDGPLKMGMPPSLATLRFMFSTLRYAWSPGLFGFNRRAMLRLAKHSRERFLVLENELELDFDGAHKGLLHLASTPEALDGYRRTQRLLSSMDIPARILNAAEVEQLEPGLSGNGPLYGAISYDTDGTGDCHLFSREMARACEEKGVVFRYEVDVEQLLADDRRVNSIMLRTKDGQRENLNADAVVVSAGCWSDKLTRPLGQPLPIYPVKGYSLTATITDEQKAPTSTIHDDQYKVVMTRLGDRLRATGFVELNDFDRSIPQARLETIKKAVRSRFPGCTDIDSAESWTGFRPMTPDGPAIIGRGNRENLYLNTGHGVFGWTLAAGSADVIASVIDSQEPAVCLDAFRPERFSE; encoded by the coding sequence ATGCACGTTGTGGTGATTGGAGGTGGTGTGGTTGGTGTAACCACAGCTTGGGAACTTTGTCGCCGCGGCCATCAAGTGACCGTTCTGGAGCGTCACAGCCTGGCAGGTAATGAAACCAGTAAGGCGAATGCCGCGCAGCGTTCTTACGGTGTTGTGTATCCTTGGGCAGACCCGGCTATGGTGCTTAAAGCACTGCCTTGGTTGGTAAAACAGGACGGTCCACTGAAAATGGGGATGCCGCCGTCGCTGGCAACTCTTCGTTTCATGTTTTCGACGTTGCGTTACGCCTGGTCGCCGGGGCTCTTCGGCTTTAACAGGCGCGCCATGTTGCGCCTGGCCAAGCACAGCCGCGAGCGTTTCCTGGTTCTGGAAAACGAGCTCGAGCTGGACTTTGACGGCGCCCATAAAGGCCTGTTGCATTTAGCCAGTACGCCGGAGGCGTTGGACGGCTATCGCAGAACTCAACGCTTGCTGAGTAGTATGGACATTCCCGCACGTATTTTGAACGCCGCCGAGGTAGAACAGTTAGAGCCTGGCCTGAGCGGCAACGGGCCACTTTACGGCGCGATTAGCTATGACACCGACGGTACCGGCGACTGCCATCTGTTTAGCCGTGAAATGGCGCGGGCCTGTGAAGAAAAAGGTGTGGTGTTTCGCTATGAGGTAGACGTAGAACAACTGCTGGCAGACGACCGACGTGTGAACAGCATTATGTTACGTACCAAAGATGGGCAGCGGGAAAATCTTAACGCCGATGCGGTTGTCGTCAGCGCCGGTTGCTGGTCTGACAAACTGACTCGGCCCCTGGGCCAGCCACTGCCGATTTATCCGGTGAAAGGCTACAGCCTGACGGCAACCATTACCGATGAACAGAAAGCGCCAACGTCCACCATACATGATGACCAATACAAGGTGGTTATGACCCGCTTGGGCGACCGCTTGCGGGCAACAGGGTTTGTGGAATTGAATGATTTTGACCGGAGTATTCCGCAGGCACGTCTTGAGACCATTAAAAAGGCGGTTCGCAGCCGCTTTCCGGGTTGCACCGACATCGATAGTGCAGAAAGCTGGACCGGGTTCCGCCCGATGACGCCAGACGGCCCTGCGATCATTGGCCGTGGCAACCGGGAAAATCTGTATTTGAATACCGGTCACGGTGTATTCGGCTGGACGCTCGCCGCTGGAAGCGCGGATGTGATCGCCAGTGTGATTGATAGTCAGGAGCCGGCGGTGTGCCTGGATGCATTTCGCCCGGAGCGTTTCAGCGAGTAG